Part of the Haliotis asinina isolate JCU_RB_2024 chromosome 8, JCU_Hal_asi_v2, whole genome shotgun sequence genome is shown below.
CCTACTTGTCAAACTCGCCACCTATTACAATGCCCCTGGGACCCGCGTGTCACGGTGATGAAGAAATATCTCCATTTCCCATTCAGATCCCATTCTTTATCGTTCAACGCAACTTCACGTTTTCACACAAAAAGCACGAAATAGCAGGGGTTTTCCGTGTAATCCGTTTGTTTCCGTTGTCCAATTTGCTGCCAGAATCGATCTGATTTGACAGCCCGGAAATCCCCGAGAGTCCCCGAGGATTACCGATGACTTCGCGCTCATCCACTGCCTAACTAGCACACAATAATATTGAATCACCCCTAAGAACATGGTCAAACAATCCGCTCCTTCATACACTAGCTCCATCTCTGATTACAACCAAGAGCCTGTTTGATCAAAGCACGCCAAATTCCTCAATTATGCAGATAGTGCAGTTGATCTCATTTCCTTTCCCAGAATTGTTAGCTTAAGTCCGTTAAATCTATCATTCGTGTTAACATCCAACATGATTTTTGTAATACATGTAAACTGTttgtttggtacataatttgttcCGCCATTATCATTAATAAAACCAACAGGTGCTCGCTTGAATTATCGGATTTctaaacaaatcaaaacacttACCTATAAATTCTAATGCTTCTTCAAAATACTGTTTGAGGTTCTGTTGGCCACTATCGGAGGCCGGAATTCGCTTGTATTTAATTCCCTGTTTTTCATAATAGAGAGGCACATGTGACGTCACGTTGAGAACATGGGTAATACGATGGGTACGTAACCTGTCCAAGCTGGCTGCATCTCGTTCATTTCCTGAAACGAAATACAAATTCACATTTAACACTGCTTACATTCATACTAAATAAATTGGACAGTTTTAAAACAACTATTTCCTAATATAGTGAAACAAACGTATAACTATCTGGCGATAGCGCCCCAGTTATATATTTCCGTTTCAGTAGATATGACTTTCTTGATTTTCCTTTGCAAGAGTAACAATTTCCagaaagttttttttttaatgttgacAACTGTTTTATGGTGATGTCTTGCCAAACTGAGTTAAACAAAAGCCATCAGCCATTTATCTACCTTTCTCTCGAACAGACAAAACTATGGTAAGATGACCCTTATTATACAACACCCAAAATGGGCGATGACTGATGGCGGAAATGGGGCTTATCTCGATGACTAAGCACACAGATGTGTCCGGTACAAAGAGGTGACCAGGCGATGACCACGGGCCGGCCGAGTTAGAAGAATGGGGGTCGGAATGTTAATAACATCCAAGAAAACACCAGTCAAGAGGGGGGTGAATCACCAGATTGATATGTTAGTAATTATCCAAGCGTAATTAAAGGACAAGGGAGCTGCCCGAATATCTGCCATATGTAATTCAGACCGGATGTgggaaaatattttaatttgaaataataGCGGGCAGTATTTGGTGATCACCACCTTCTGTGCTGTGAGTTATGGAACTTTTCACCAACCGACAGTTCACACAAGTAGCATGCTCAAGATGCATCCTGTTTGTATACAAAGGAATGTTGATATTTTACACGATTTCGGAGAATTTATTGAGAATATACGACGGATCCTGTTCATTTAGATAGACATCAGTCGTACAACAGCGAATGGCGTAGTTTCCGTCATCATACTAAGCAATCTTCTTGTTACGGAAGTTTAAGAAGAGGATGTTACACATCTGCATTTTGACAAACTGAATCACTAAATTAATCAAAACTAAAAGTCAAACTCATGTTACAAATATTTCGTCTGAACCTTCCTCTCTAGTGTCAagaaaacaaaagacaatgGGGCTACACTTCATTAAGTCACCGAAGGGGTGAATCATCTGCCTTCTCAAAGCCTTCTTTGTTTAGGAGGGGAGAGAATCCCGAGCCCCTGAGATGAGGCTTCAGCCATCCCAGTACCCAGGAGGGTATGACTCCGTTAaagtttaaaacaaaaaaagttATTTTGAAACTCCATAAAGGAGAACTTACTTTGTCCACGATTCTCAAACACAAGAgactaaaacaaatattttctaaaaaGAATCAAGGTCTTGTTCACAGTTACCCTTGTAACACAGGACCACTAACTCCAACAAAGGGATCGGTTGCTGTTTCCTAGTTTCATACTCATTTGACGTGTATTACAGATACCTTATGACTCTACGCTATACAAAACTAATTACTTTTTTGTATATCTAAGAGAATGATCTAGCCTGTCTGTCACGAGTTGAGCAGCCGGGTGTAACCTCAGATTAAGCAAACAGTTAGATTTGCTTACCTAGATAGAGAAATGGCAGAACTTGTGATGCTATTGCAGCTTCGATCTCTGCTGCTGATTCAGTGAGGTGGTTGGTGGGGCTGTAGAGTGGACGGTGGTAGTCACACTGGACCACGCTGTCACACAGGTCCCCATGCTTTGTGCTGAAATCTTTCAACCCccctgaaacaaaaaaaaaaaaataacaatagtTACACgtcataaatatgtttaaaaattaAATTAGTGAAAAACGTGTCTTTGAGAAAATATGCTTTGATAAATGTAACTGTTCAGCCAGGAATAAAACATTAACAGAAACACGCCTGTTTGTATCCTCTCTGTTCGTCATGCACACCTAATTCATTATGGCAGTTTGATCGTATGCCAGACACTTTTAGTGATATCATTAAGACAAATTTACTCGACACGATCAGGCCCTGTGGATGATAGTTAAGCAGTACCCAACATCCCTGTGTAAAATTCGCCACATGCAAAATGAGCCTTGGATTCTTGTGGTTTGGCTCTGAAAACTGACACCAATTCGAGTCGGTGCTATGATAAGAAGGACACTTATCCGAGAGAAAAAAGAGGAACGCGACTTGAGGCAACGTACACCGACTGTATACTCGGCAATGTGTTATATACACATGGTGGGTGACTCACGACCACCGTACGTGGAGTTCGTGAACTCTCCAGGAAACACTGCCCCTACCACATGGGCTTAACTGCAGCTCCAGTCTCAGACACTCAAGAACAGAAAATTATATCCGTGGAATTTAGAAAGTACATCATGTGGGGTGCAAGCGGAAAAGATCTTGGTGCAAGTTTATGTTTCTCACATGTGGCAATGCCACAAACCATTGTGTAGGCTGCCACAACATTGTGTTGCAGATTGTTACAGTTTTTTCATCCCTGATGCACTTCCCAAATGCATACGTTTGGAAACAAAGACCTCTTAAAAGTTAGAAAATAACGTGGAAATGTGTCAGAGTTATGCAACAATTGAAATAAAAGTGCTTGCAGAAGTAAATAGGATAATAAAGACACTTGGAATTCATACTAATGTAAACTGAGATAAATTTAAGAGGTAATTCTATTCTGAATTCAAATGTATTCTTAAATGCATTAACGACAAGCTCGCTTCCTGCCTGAGCTAATGTATTCTATACACATAATGTTCGGATAACATTCTTATTGTTCACCTTAACCTTTTATAAACTGACCAAATGCTGCATGTCCTTTGAAATTAACCACACTCAACCGAACGTTATCAAGCTCAAACAAGCTATTATGCAACAGCTGGCTTTGAGGTAGGTAGGCATTGATCGGTGTTCTCACCGCCCGTCAGTAATGTATCACAGCCCTGAGCAATATAATCAACATAAACACCGATATTCTCAAGGTCCATCCCAGCCAAATATTCTGGACATTCGGTGATTAATCAGATATTTTATTTGAGGACGTCTCGGAAGGAAACCCTCATTGTTTGGCTTTGCCAACGGAAAACAACATTGGTAAACAAACAAGGCGCTCTCGCTGTTCTCGCTGTACACAGGCAGGATGAGTCATCGCGAAATTAGGTCAGCGCTCTAGATTGGACTGGTGTCGGCGCTGACTAAGATCCGAGATACGTGGGCTATTTCAACTCGGTGTGGTGATTAGGAGTGAAATTGACATGAAATATAGATATGTGTGAGTTGTAACTTATGAAAttgacatgaaatgaaaaagttgAGTGACATGTGTTGCCCCTGTAAAGGTGTCTCGCGAAACAGGAAGCACAGGTGTGTTTAGGGCGTCCGAAGACAGGCGACACATGGTCCATTGTCGTGGACGGAAACTTTTAAGAGTTGAATAGGAAAATTAATTTATCGCTTACCTTTCAGCACAAATGTTTCCCTCCCTTCTCGATGAAGCGATGAAAGTACGTAATGTAGAGCATTGTCAGTCGTGATATCACGTAAGTCGTTAGTTTGTTCATCATACAAAACAACCTCCTTGGGGAGTTTTTTATTGATGATATCTTTTCCTTCTTTCGTCGTCACTAAATCCGACACAGAAATCTTTCCTTGTTGAAGTCTCTTTTTACTGAATCTATCCGAACAGCTGATGTTGACCGCTCCGTGAATATGACTCAGGTTGAAAGCTAAGAATGGTCGACAGTCAAGTACTAAAACTGGCTTGGATTTGGTGAGTTTGGTGGCGAGTTCGTGGGGCAGTATTGTCCGTGCAGGAATACTGGTCTTGTTCAAAGACAACGCACTGGTCAGAGAACATGTAGCAAACGACATGGATTCGAACTTGCACTTTTTTGGCATGTGGTATTCGTCACGATCCCCCGCCGAGCCCCCAAGTCGTGAAAAGTCCAGTTTCAAACCAATTCTCCTCCTGTCTGGAAGATTGTGATCTGGAAATGTGATGCTGCTTGGTGCTAGCACTTCTACATCCCCTGATTCAGGCATCGGTGAGTCTGTGAGACTATACACAAATAATCCTTCTTTAATCCAACGGAGCCAAGACCATAACATGGGCTTCACGATCAGCTGACGCGGCTACTCACAAACACTCTTTCACACAAGCGCTCGGTACCTAATACAACAAGCAAATGCGAGAGTTTCTACCCTCGATCGCTATATAACCATTCCGTGAAAAGTCACTGTTAAATCATCACTCTCAATAAAACAGCTGGTCTGAGTCACACACGCACAGTGACTGTTTCTCCGCGTATGAGCGAGTGTGCTTCGTTTACATGAATGAGCGATATATAAGCGACGGCCTGACTCCTAGCGGCGAAACATCTGAGCCGGGCTCCGTCTCGACATGTGGTAAATATGCGCATGCTGACCATGCGCAGAGAGAGCCGGGAACCAGCTCACGAATCAGAGGGATGATGTCATGTTCGGTTATAAATAGAACTGAGGGGAATTATGAATTTGTGCGTATCGGTCGTTTCCGCGATGACTCGGTTATCTCCGTCTTGACTGTCACTGTCATATCAACTCGTTGCCAGGCGTGTTTGCAATGGGACATAGGAGTGAGTGTCGCAGTTTTCATTGCTTGATGAATCAAGGTTTGTTTGGTGGAATATAGACTTCCGTCGCCGTTGACTACTCTTAGGAACCGTATGCAATTGTGTCTcagataaaaacaacaaacacaataataatattattcgttttaaattgtaaaataaTAGGGTAACATTAGGTAAGTTTATAATATCAGTCCTACTCAGATATTTCCAAGACAGTAAGGTAGACTAACAAAaggtctctgaaatgaagatattttacagaaaagttcatagtaaaaatataatgaaaaaaagTCTTGAGATTTTCTTAAATTTCTTTggatatctagacttgcccaAGTTTTAGACCTGCTAGGAttttcttggatatgtt
Proteins encoded:
- the LOC137293460 gene encoding dual specificity protein phosphatase 10-like, whose product is MLWSWLRWIKEGLFVYSLTDSPMPESGDVEVLAPSSITFPDHNLPDRRRIGLKLDFSRLGGSAGDRDEYHMPKKCKFESMSFATCSLTSALSLNKTSIPARTILPHELATKLTKSKPVLVLDCRPFLAFNLSHIHGAVNISCSDRFSKKRLQQGKISVSDLVTTKEGKDIINKKLPKEVVLYDEQTNDLRDITTDNALHYVLSSLHREGRETFVLKGGLKDFSTKHGDLCDSVVQCDYHRPLYSPTNHLTESAAEIEAAIASQVLPFLYLGNERDAASLDRLRTHRITHVLNVTSHVPLYYEKQGIKYKRIPASDSGQQNLKQYFEEALEFIDDCRQTGGHVLIHCHAGVSRSATITIAYILKHTKMTMTDAYKYVKGKRGIISPNFNFMGQLMEFERDLNLGETPRVLQPKLQGVESTV